One genomic segment of Chitinophaga sancti includes these proteins:
- the yiaA gene encoding inner membrane protein YiaA translates to MKQKPSMAFIAASWVALLIGVVGYIVGLYNAQMQLNEKGYYFTVLMYGLFAGVSVQKCVRDRLEKIPVTDIYYGISWVSTLLCLILLAVGLWNATMLPSEKGFYAFAFLLSIFGAIAVQKNTRDSQAAKEEIADINREA, encoded by the coding sequence ATGAAACAAAAACCATCGATGGCATTTATTGCCGCATCCTGGGTTGCGTTGCTTATTGGGGTTGTTGGCTACATCGTAGGCCTGTATAATGCCCAAATGCAACTCAATGAAAAGGGATACTATTTCACTGTGCTGATGTATGGTCTCTTTGCAGGGGTATCTGTGCAAAAATGCGTAAGGGATAGGTTGGAGAAAATTCCTGTTACAGACATTTACTATGGTATTAGCTGGGTGTCTACATTACTCTGCCTGATCCTCCTGGCAGTTGGATTATGGAACGCCACCATGCTGCCCAGCGAGAAAGGATTTTACGCATTTGCATTTTTACTGAGCATTTTTGGTGCCATCGCAGTACAGAAAAATACCCGCGATAGCCAGGCTGCAAAGGAAGAAATCGCTGATATTAATAGAGAGGCATAG
- a CDS encoding DUF4870 domain-containing protein: MKDKTLAIVAYCTIIGWVVAYIKYKETPERSPLVRYHLAQALGVFIAGLAISIIVSIVARIIPTMGFLLSLAGLLPLILLIFGIITASNEAQRPVPVIGKVFENKFSFLN; encoded by the coding sequence ATGAAGGACAAAACATTAGCTATCGTCGCCTACTGTACAATAATTGGTTGGGTAGTTGCATACATTAAGTATAAAGAAACACCTGAACGTTCACCACTGGTACGTTACCATCTTGCACAGGCCTTAGGCGTATTTATCGCTGGTCTGGCAATTTCAATTATTGTTTCTATCGTCGCAAGAATAATTCCTACCATGGGATTCCTCTTGAGTTTAGCCGGCCTTCTTCCATTGATTCTGCTGATATTTGGAATAATAACAGCTTCTAATGAAGCACAGAGACCTGTACCAGTAATTGGTAAAGTCTTCGAAAACAAATTCAGCTTTCTGAACTAA
- a CDS encoding isoaspartyl peptidase/L-asparaginase codes for MKKLLLCCLMLSLKAVCYAEEGTPPQERYILVIHGGAGTITKQNMTPEKEAAYTAVLKEALITGYKLLKAGKSSVDAVEATIKVMEDSPLFNAGKGAVFTHDGKNEMDAAIMNGKSLQAGAVAGVTTVKNPIAAAKAVMEKSEHVMLAGRGAEQFAKDAGLEIVDPKYFWTQERWDALQKVLKTDSTRTKPEHSYTPAGKLGIENVDNKFGTVGAVALDRNGNLAAGTSTGGMTNKKYGRIGDSPIIGAGTYANNKTAAVSCTGWGEYYIRDVAAYDLSAMMEYKGISLDLAAKTVIEKIGILGGSGGLIALDQAGHAVMPFNTEGMYRGTITEDGQIDIEIYKPQ; via the coding sequence ATGAAAAAGTTACTCTTGTGCTGCCTTATGCTTAGTCTGAAGGCGGTTTGCTATGCCGAAGAAGGTACCCCACCACAGGAAAGATATATTTTAGTAATTCATGGCGGTGCTGGTACGATTACCAAACAAAACATGACTCCTGAAAAAGAAGCTGCTTACACAGCGGTGCTGAAGGAAGCCCTGATCACGGGTTACAAACTTCTGAAAGCCGGCAAGAGCAGTGTTGATGCAGTAGAAGCTACTATCAAGGTGATGGAAGACTCTCCTCTCTTCAATGCAGGCAAAGGCGCTGTATTCACCCATGATGGCAAAAATGAAATGGATGCTGCCATCATGAATGGTAAATCTCTGCAGGCAGGTGCTGTAGCCGGCGTGACCACTGTCAAAAATCCGATTGCTGCCGCCAAAGCGGTGATGGAGAAATCTGAACACGTGATGCTGGCAGGTCGTGGAGCTGAACAGTTTGCAAAAGATGCCGGTCTTGAAATCGTAGATCCTAAATATTTCTGGACACAGGAACGCTGGGATGCGCTGCAAAAAGTACTCAAAACCGATTCTACCAGAACAAAACCGGAGCATAGTTATACGCCAGCCGGCAAACTGGGTATCGAAAATGTGGATAACAAATTCGGTACAGTAGGTGCGGTAGCACTGGACAGAAATGGGAACCTGGCGGCAGGAACTTCTACCGGTGGTATGACCAACAAAAAGTACGGCCGTATCGGTGACTCCCCTATCATTGGTGCAGGAACTTATGCTAATAACAAAACTGCCGCTGTGTCCTGTACTGGTTGGGGTGAATATTATATCAGAGACGTAGCAGCTTACGACCTTTCTGCCATGATGGAGTACAAGGGTATTAGTCTGGATCTGGCAGCAAAAACAGTGATTGAGAAAATCGGTATCCTGGGTGGAAGCGGTGGATTAATTGCACTGGATCAGGCAGGCCATGCTGTGATGCCTTTTAATACAGAAGGTATGTACAGAGGTACTATTACCGAAGATGGCCAGATTGATATTGAGATCTACAAACCACAATAA
- a CDS encoding glycoside hydrolase family 88 protein, which yields MKKYFLFVIMLLAVSTQAQQTLIPKKTTLAALTKANQYFMEKWPDTGKEIVLNKTWPSNIWTRGVYYEGLMALYTIDPKQSYYDYAVQWGEKHNWNLRNGIKTRNADDQDCGQTYIDLYLIDKKPERIANIKASIDTMLKTSKIDDWHWIDAIQMAMPVMARLGKIYKDTAYFHRMYEMYEWTRNGLYNKEEHLWWRDKDFIPPYKEPNGQNCYWSRGNGWVLAALVRTMEQLPENSHYYKIFLNDFKEMSAAVLPLQRMDGFWNASLHDPNNYGGKELTGTSLFVYGITWGIRKGYLDKKTYYPVVVKAWNALVKDCVHDNGMLGFVQSTGKQPSDGQPVSFDKIPDFEDYGLGCFLLAGSEIYKLK from the coding sequence ATGAAAAAGTATTTCCTGTTCGTTATCATGCTGTTGGCCGTAAGCACCCAGGCACAGCAGACCCTCATTCCAAAAAAGACCACGCTGGCGGCGTTGACGAAGGCGAATCAATATTTTATGGAGAAATGGCCGGATACCGGGAAAGAGATTGTGTTGAATAAAACATGGCCTTCTAATATCTGGACCCGTGGTGTGTATTATGAAGGCCTCATGGCATTGTATACTATTGACCCAAAGCAATCCTATTATGATTATGCTGTGCAATGGGGTGAAAAACATAACTGGAACCTTCGCAATGGTATTAAAACCCGCAATGCGGATGACCAGGATTGTGGGCAGACGTATATTGATCTGTACCTGATAGACAAAAAACCGGAACGTATCGCCAATATCAAAGCGTCTATTGATACCATGCTAAAGACATCTAAAATAGACGACTGGCATTGGATCGACGCCATTCAGATGGCGATGCCTGTAATGGCCCGCTTAGGTAAAATATATAAGGATACGGCTTATTTCCACCGCATGTATGAAATGTATGAGTGGACAAGGAATGGTTTGTATAATAAAGAAGAGCATTTGTGGTGGAGAGATAAGGATTTCATTCCTCCTTATAAGGAACCAAATGGACAGAACTGCTATTGGAGTCGTGGCAATGGATGGGTACTGGCAGCTCTGGTAAGAACAATGGAGCAACTCCCCGAAAACTCTCATTATTATAAGATCTTCCTCAATGACTTTAAGGAAATGTCAGCTGCTGTTTTACCCCTGCAAAGGATGGATGGATTCTGGAATGCGAGCCTGCACGATCCCAATAATTATGGTGGTAAAGAGCTCACAGGTACTTCATTATTTGTATATGGTATTACCTGGGGTATTCGTAAAGGTTACCTGGATAAAAAGACTTATTATCCGGTGGTGGTGAAAGCCTGGAATGCGCTGGTAAAAGATTGTGTACATGATAATGGAATGCTGGGCTTTGTGCAGAGTACAGGTAAGCAACCTTCAGATGGTCAGCCGGTTAGTTTTGATAAGATACCCGATTTTGAGGACTATGGGTTGGGATGCTTCCTCTTAGCCGGTAGCGAGATTTATAAATTGAAATAA